A genomic segment from Streptomyces sp. TLI_235 encodes:
- a CDS encoding NADH dehydrogenase FAD-containing subunit, which yields MERPRICIVGGGFAGLECARRLERRLAPAEAEISLVTPFSYQLYLPLLPHVAAGVLTPQSVAVSLRRTLRRTHIVPGGAIGVDPRSKVIVVRKITDEVVAERYDYLVLAPGSVTRTFDIPGLRDYARGMKTLAEAAYVRDHVIAQLDLASTTLDQRERESRLQFVVVGGGYAGTETAACLQRLTTAAIRRYPRLDPRLIKWHLIDIAPKLMPELGDKLGTTALEILRGRGIEVSLGVSVAEVGAENVKFTDGRLLPSRTLIWTAGVVASPLIGTLDAETVRGRIAVTAEMRVPQFDGVFALGDAAAVPDLAKGDGAVCPPTAQHAARQGKAVADNVVAAMHNQPLEPYYHKDLGLVVDLGGKDAVSKPAGIELHGVPAQLVARGYHLMAMRTNAGKFRVGANWLLNATAGDDFVRTGFLARQPARLQDFEYTDAYLTKEQVREHAQSLLAKGSAT from the coding sequence ATGGAGCGACCCAGAATCTGCATCGTGGGCGGCGGCTTCGCCGGCCTGGAGTGTGCTCGCCGCCTGGAGCGCCGGCTCGCGCCCGCGGAGGCCGAGATCTCGCTGGTCACTCCGTTCAGCTACCAGCTCTACCTGCCGCTGCTGCCCCACGTCGCGGCGGGGGTGCTCACTCCGCAGTCGGTGGCGGTGTCGCTGCGCCGGACGCTGCGCCGCACCCACATCGTGCCGGGCGGCGCGATCGGGGTCGACCCGCGGTCCAAGGTGATCGTGGTCCGCAAGATCACCGACGAGGTGGTGGCCGAGCGCTACGACTACCTGGTGCTGGCGCCCGGCAGCGTGACGCGCACCTTCGACATCCCGGGCCTGCGGGACTACGCGCGGGGGATGAAGACGCTCGCCGAGGCCGCGTACGTGCGCGACCACGTGATCGCCCAGCTGGACCTCGCCTCGACCACGCTGGACCAGCGCGAGCGGGAGTCGCGGCTGCAGTTCGTGGTGGTCGGCGGCGGCTACGCGGGCACCGAGACGGCGGCCTGCCTGCAGCGGCTCACCACGGCGGCGATCCGCCGCTATCCGCGGCTGGACCCGCGGCTGATCAAGTGGCACCTGATCGACATCGCGCCGAAGCTGATGCCCGAGCTCGGCGACAAGCTCGGCACCACGGCGCTGGAGATCCTCCGCGGGCGCGGCATCGAGGTCTCGCTGGGTGTGTCGGTGGCCGAGGTCGGCGCCGAGAACGTCAAGTTCACGGACGGTCGGCTGCTGCCCTCCCGCACCCTGATCTGGACGGCCGGCGTGGTCGCCAGCCCGCTGATCGGCACGCTGGACGCGGAGACCGTGCGCGGCCGGATCGCGGTGACCGCCGAGATGCGGGTGCCGCAGTTCGACGGGGTGTTCGCGCTCGGCGACGCCGCGGCGGTGCCGGACCTCGCGAAGGGCGACGGCGCGGTCTGCCCGCCGACCGCGCAGCACGCGGCCCGGCAGGGCAAGGCCGTCGCCGACAACGTGGTCGCCGCGATGCACAACCAGCCACTGGAGCCCTACTACCACAAGGACCTCGGCCTGGTCGTCGACCTCGGCGGCAAGGACGCCGTCTCCAAGCCGGCCGGTATCGAACTGCACGGCGTACCCGCCCAGTTGGTGGCCCGCGGGTACCACCTGATGGCGATGCGGACGAACGCAGGCAAGTTCCGGGTCGGCGCCAACTGGCTGCTGAACGCGACCGCCGGCGACGACTTCGTCCGCACCGGCTTCCTCGCCCGGCAGCCCGCCCGGCTGCAGGACTTCGAGTACACCGACGCGTATCTGACGAAGGAGCAGGTCCGGGAGCACGCCCAGTCGCTGCTCGCGAAGGGCTCCGCCACCTGA
- a CDS encoding mannosyl-oligosaccharide alpha-1,2-mannosidase, whose protein sequence is MRSLSLPRRRTVLSAAAVATAGVALARPAAAAPALAAPAVELPSDAQAAREIRDEFVHSWEGYKRAAWGYDEVRPVSGGRNDFFADGRTFGLSMVEALDTLWLMELDDEVALAADWIENELDPAQDADVQVFETIIRLVGGLVSGYLCTGRQPLLDRGRELADRLLPAFTRSPTGMPYRYVNLRTGAVSGNTSPLAEIGSNILEFGMLSKLTGNQKYWDAARRAMRAVFDRRSALGLLGTTLNVETGRWTDTTSCAPNPPVDSYYEYLWAGAELFADRELGDWYRLLIGAVLRYQLEHQGGYAWYKQVDYGTGRTTGRGASELGSFFAGLLGKGEDMDAAVDYYNTWTMILDNNPVVPEAIDYGNATVRSARNDLRPEYVNSSFDLWMLTGEQRFKETAYAYFAGLRDRLRVPGGYTVADDVTTEPLRRGDLTPGYWFAENTKYLYLMFAAAPRFDYRSGLLSTEGKLMRGAVR, encoded by the coding sequence ATGCGATCACTCTCCCTGCCTCGCCGCCGTACCGTGCTCTCCGCCGCCGCCGTGGCCACCGCCGGGGTCGCGCTCGCCCGACCCGCCGCCGCCGCGCCGGCACTCGCCGCCCCCGCGGTCGAGCTGCCCTCCGACGCCCAGGCTGCCCGGGAGATCCGCGACGAGTTCGTGCACAGCTGGGAGGGGTACAAGCGGGCCGCCTGGGGCTACGACGAGGTCCGGCCGGTCTCCGGCGGGCGCAACGACTTCTTCGCCGACGGGCGCACGTTCGGCCTGTCCATGGTCGAGGCGCTGGACACCCTCTGGCTGATGGAGCTGGACGACGAGGTGGCGCTCGCCGCCGACTGGATCGAGAACGAACTGGACCCCGCCCAGGACGCCGACGTCCAGGTCTTCGAGACGATCATCCGGCTGGTCGGCGGCCTGGTCTCCGGCTACCTGTGCACCGGCCGGCAGCCGCTGCTGGACCGCGGCCGCGAACTGGCGGACCGGCTGCTGCCCGCCTTCACCCGCTCCCCCACCGGCATGCCCTACCGGTACGTCAACCTGCGCACCGGCGCGGTCTCCGGCAACACCAGCCCGCTCGCCGAGATCGGCTCCAACATCCTGGAGTTCGGCATGCTGTCCAAGCTGACCGGCAATCAGAAGTACTGGGACGCGGCCAGGCGCGCCATGCGGGCCGTCTTCGACCGGCGTTCGGCGCTCGGCCTGCTCGGCACCACGCTGAACGTCGAGACCGGCCGCTGGACGGACACCACCTCCTGCGCCCCCAACCCGCCGGTCGACTCCTACTACGAGTACCTGTGGGCCGGCGCCGAACTCTTCGCCGACCGCGAACTCGGCGACTGGTACAGGCTGCTGATCGGCGCGGTGCTGCGGTACCAGCTGGAGCACCAGGGCGGCTACGCCTGGTACAAGCAGGTCGACTACGGCACCGGGCGGACGACCGGCCGCGGCGCCTCCGAACTCGGCTCCTTCTTCGCCGGCCTGCTCGGCAAGGGCGAGGACATGGACGCGGCCGTCGACTACTACAACACCTGGACGATGATCCTGGACAACAACCCGGTGGTGCCGGAGGCCATCGACTACGGCAACGCCACCGTCCGCTCGGCCCGCAACGACCTGCGGCCCGAGTACGTCAACTCCTCCTTCGACCTGTGGATGCTGACCGGCGAGCAGCGGTTCAAGGAGACCGCCTACGCCTACTTCGCGGGGCTGCGGGACCGGCTGCGGGTGCCCGGCGGCTACACCGTCGCCGACGACGTAACGACCGAGCCGCTGCGGCGCGGCGACCTGACGCCCGGCTACTGGTTCGCGGAGAACACCAAGTACCTGTACCTGATGTTCGCGGCGGCGCCGCGCTTCGACTACCGCTCCGGGCTGCTGTCCACGGAGGGCAAGCTGATGCGCGGCGCCGTGCGCTGA
- a CDS encoding GDSL-like lipase/acylhydrolase family protein — MPEIRPARRDTAARGTTGRGTTARRAAALCVAAALSLPLTVTAAAPAAAAGPTAVVSMGDSYISGEAGRWDGNSDTASGSRDGTDRAWTGSGYDPARVYGSTYTSGCDRSDSAEVRSAAGVAQTQINLACSGATTANVFRAANGGQSFKGETPQADQLAAVAAQNTVKLITLSVGGNDLGFADVISTCVQDYEIWWSYCHDDQQTAVDAKMNAAMAGVGKAVDEVRAVMSAAGYTASSYRIVLQSYPSPIPRSSENRYPESGWSRTNTGGCPFWNLDADWARDSLVPQISDRLAAVAAAKGVQFLDLRDLLQGREVCSTATRLAVPGTPPSATTSEWARFLDMGTTTQGTLQESFHPNHYAQLALGRCLTLLDAQPTGNWSCRNTAGRDASGMYLTAR, encoded by the coding sequence GTGCCCGAGATCCGCCCTGCCCGAAGAGACACCGCCGCCCGCGGCACCACCGGCCGCGGCACCACTGCCCGCAGAGCCGCCGCCCTGTGCGTCGCCGCGGCCCTCTCCCTGCCCCTGACGGTCACCGCCGCCGCCCCGGCGGCCGCCGCCGGCCCCACCGCCGTCGTCTCGATGGGCGACAGCTACATATCCGGCGAGGCCGGACGCTGGGACGGCAACAGCGACACCGCGAGCGGAAGCCGGGACGGCACCGACCGCGCCTGGACCGGCAGCGGCTACGACCCCGCCCGGGTCTACGGATCCACCTACACGAGCGGCTGCGACCGCTCCGACTCCGCCGAGGTCCGCTCCGCCGCCGGCGTCGCGCAGACCCAGATCAACCTCGCCTGCTCCGGGGCCACGACCGCCAACGTCTTCCGCGCCGCGAACGGCGGACAGTCCTTCAAGGGCGAGACCCCGCAGGCCGACCAGCTCGCCGCGGTCGCCGCGCAGAACACCGTCAAGCTGATCACCCTCTCCGTCGGCGGCAACGACCTGGGCTTCGCCGACGTGATCTCGACCTGCGTCCAGGACTACGAGATCTGGTGGTCGTACTGCCACGACGACCAGCAGACCGCGGTCGACGCGAAGATGAACGCCGCGATGGCCGGCGTCGGCAAGGCGGTGGACGAGGTCCGCGCGGTGATGTCCGCCGCCGGCTACACCGCCTCCTCGTACCGGATCGTGCTGCAGTCCTACCCCTCGCCGATCCCGCGCAGCAGCGAGAACCGCTACCCGGAGAGCGGCTGGAGCCGCACCAACACCGGCGGCTGCCCGTTCTGGAACCTGGACGCGGACTGGGCCCGTGACTCGCTCGTCCCGCAGATCTCCGACCGGCTGGCCGCCGTGGCCGCCGCCAAGGGCGTGCAGTTCCTCGACCTGCGGGACCTCCTGCAGGGCCGTGAGGTCTGCTCGACCGCGACCCGGCTCGCGGTCCCGGGCACGCCGCCCTCGGCGACCACCAGCGAGTGGGCCCGCTTCCTCGACATGGGCACCACCACCCAGGGCACCCTGCAGGAGTCCTTCCACCCCAACCACTACGCACAGCTCGCCCTCGGCCGCTGCCTGACGCTGCTCGACGCGCAGCCGACCGGCAACTGGTCCTGCCGCAACACCGCCGGCCGGGACGCCTCCGGGATGTACCTGACGGCCCGCTAG
- a CDS encoding DNA-binding transcriptional MocR family regulator — protein MFVLGDYPIKGRRASEIAADVEAAVAAGRLAPGAALPPLRELATDLGVNPNTVAAAYRLLRDRGVIETAGRKGSRVRPRPVTTPRDEVGIAVPPGARDLSAGNPDPALLPPLGPALAAAAAAEPVLYGHPAADPGLVALARASFAADGAPAGSIVVCSGSLDTIERALVTRLRPGDLVAVEDPGWGSLLDLLPALGLKPVPVRTDDEGPLPGEVANALALGARCLVVTSRAQNPTGAALSPARAAALRAVIAGRPGVLLIEDDHGHGMVDLPFQSLAAGPDGVPLTEHRLLVRSAAKAYGPDLRLAVAIGDEDTVGRILGRQRLAAGWVSHLLQRAVAELWRTDAAPVAEVAAAYAERRAALLRALAGHGITAYGRSGLNVWIPVRDETTAVAGLVQRGWVAAPGARFRLHSEPGIRLTVATLAPAEAARLAADVAEVLAAGRGSSRGV, from the coding sequence GTGTTTGTGCTAGGAGATTATCCGATCAAGGGGCGGCGGGCCAGTGAGATTGCCGCCGACGTCGAGGCGGCGGTCGCCGCGGGCCGGCTGGCGCCCGGCGCGGCCCTGCCGCCGCTGCGCGAGCTCGCCACCGACCTGGGCGTGAACCCGAACACCGTCGCCGCCGCCTACCGCCTGCTGCGCGACCGCGGCGTGATCGAGACGGCCGGCCGCAAGGGCAGCCGGGTGCGCCCCCGGCCGGTCACCACTCCGCGCGACGAGGTGGGCATCGCCGTCCCGCCCGGCGCCCGCGATCTCTCCGCCGGCAATCCGGACCCGGCCCTGCTGCCCCCGCTCGGCCCCGCCCTGGCCGCCGCGGCGGCGGCCGAGCCGGTGCTGTACGGGCACCCGGCCGCCGACCCGGGGCTGGTCGCTCTCGCCCGCGCCTCCTTCGCGGCGGACGGTGCCCCGGCGGGCTCGATCGTGGTCTGCTCCGGCTCGCTCGACACCATCGAGCGGGCCCTGGTCACCCGGCTGCGCCCGGGCGACCTGGTCGCCGTCGAGGATCCGGGCTGGGGCAGCCTGCTCGACCTGCTGCCCGCGCTCGGCCTCAAGCCCGTCCCCGTCCGGACGGACGACGAGGGGCCGCTGCCCGGCGAGGTGGCGAACGCGCTGGCGCTGGGCGCCCGCTGCCTGGTCGTCACCAGCCGTGCGCAGAACCCGACCGGCGCCGCGCTGAGCCCGGCCCGCGCCGCGGCGCTGCGTGCCGTGATCGCCGGCCGTCCGGGCGTTCTGCTGATCGAGGACGACCACGGGCACGGCATGGTCGACCTGCCGTTCCAGTCCCTCGCGGCGGGGCCGGACGGCGTCCCGCTCACCGAGCACCGCCTGCTGGTCCGGTCGGCGGCCAAGGCGTACGGCCCGGATCTGCGGCTCGCCGTCGCGATCGGGGACGAGGACACGGTGGGGCGCATCCTGGGGCGGCAGCGGCTGGCCGCGGGCTGGGTCAGCCACCTGCTGCAGCGGGCCGTGGCGGAGCTGTGGCGCACCGACGCCGCGCCGGTCGCCGAGGTGGCGGCCGCCTACGCGGAGCGCCGGGCGGCCCTGCTGCGGGCCCTCGCCGGGCACGGCATCACCGCGTACGGGCGCAGCGGCCTGAACGTGTGGATCCCGGTGCGGGACGAGACGACGGCGGTGGCGGGGCTGGTGCAGCGCGGGTGGGTGGCCGCGCCCGGTGCGCGCTTCCGTCTGCACTCGGAGCCCGGGATCCGGCTCACGGTGGCGACGCTCGCGCCGGCGGAGGCGGCGCGGCTCGCGGCGGACGTCGCCGAGGTGCTCGCGGCGGGCCGGGGCAGCTCGCGGGGGGTGTGA
- a CDS encoding nitroimidazol reductase NimA-like FMN-containing flavoprotein (pyridoxamine 5'-phosphate oxidase superfamily) yields MSDTAYARTPRTVPTRSRDRASWDRAAVHAVLDAAWVCHLGFVADGEPVVLPTIYARVGDALYLHGSTGSRPLRGAGADEGLPVCVTVTLVDGIVLAKSAFNHSVNYRSVVAHGIARQVTDPEELSLALDALVDQAVPGRSADARRANAKELAATAVVRLDLDEVSLKSRAGGVNDDEADLGLPHWSGVVPVHTAYGAPEPDGHTAGPVPGYLADFAAGSRPC; encoded by the coding sequence ATGTCGGACACGGCCTACGCCCGGACCCCCCGCACCGTCCCCACCCGATCGCGCGACCGCGCCAGCTGGGACAGGGCGGCCGTGCACGCCGTCCTCGACGCCGCCTGGGTCTGCCACCTCGGCTTCGTCGCCGACGGCGAGCCCGTGGTGCTGCCCACCATCTACGCCCGGGTCGGCGACGCCCTCTACCTGCACGGCTCCACCGGCAGCCGCCCGCTGCGCGGCGCCGGGGCCGACGAGGGATTGCCGGTGTGCGTGACGGTGACGCTGGTCGACGGCATCGTGCTGGCCAAGTCCGCCTTCAACCACTCCGTCAACTACCGCTCGGTGGTGGCCCACGGCATCGCCCGCCAGGTCACCGACCCGGAGGAGCTGTCGCTGGCTCTGGACGCGCTGGTCGACCAGGCGGTACCCGGCCGCTCGGCCGACGCCCGGCGGGCGAACGCGAAGGAGCTGGCGGCGACCGCCGTCGTCCGGCTCGACCTGGACGAGGTGTCCCTCAAGTCCCGCGCCGGCGGCGTCAACGACGACGAGGCCGACCTGGGCCTGCCGCACTGGTCGGGCGTGGTGCCGGTGCACACCGCGTACGGCGCGCCCGAGCCGGACGGGCACACCGCCGGCCCCGTCCCCGGCTACCTCGCGGACTTCGCCGCCGGGAGCCGGCCGTGCTGA
- a CDS encoding PaiB family negative transcriptional regulator, whose protein sequence is MLIRPWDRGGDAEWRAWLAEGRDFGLLAANGPPGQGPVLVPTHFLLDADAGEILLHLAAPNPVWAALRCDPHATLAVTDDYAYAPGHWRAEPHTPTSLYASVHFHCTAEIVEDAAGNAEILRRQVAHFQPEAPLDVTPGAAPYGPLLGGLRGLRLTVREVRAKFKYDDKKPVAEQAALADRLAERGTGLDGGARAQLLRRNALRAAAPGG, encoded by the coding sequence GTGCTGATCAGGCCGTGGGACCGCGGCGGCGACGCCGAGTGGCGGGCCTGGCTCGCCGAGGGCCGCGACTTCGGGCTGCTCGCCGCCAACGGCCCACCGGGGCAGGGCCCGGTCCTCGTCCCGACGCACTTCCTGCTGGACGCGGACGCCGGCGAGATCCTGCTCCACCTCGCCGCACCCAACCCGGTGTGGGCGGCGCTGCGCTGCGACCCGCACGCCACGCTCGCGGTCACGGACGACTACGCCTACGCCCCCGGGCACTGGCGTGCCGAGCCGCACACGCCCACCAGCCTCTACGCCTCGGTGCACTTCCACTGCACCGCCGAGATCGTGGAGGACGCGGCGGGCAACGCGGAGATCCTCCGCCGCCAGGTCGCGCACTTCCAGCCCGAGGCACCGCTCGACGTGACGCCCGGCGCCGCGCCGTACGGCCCGCTGCTCGGCGGCCTGCGCGGGCTGCGGCTGACGGTCCGGGAGGTCCGGGCGAAGTTCAAGTACGACGACAAGAAGCCGGTGGCGGAGCAGGCAGCGTTGGCCGACCGGCTCGCCGAGCGCGGCACCGGCCTGGACGGCGGCGCCCGGGCGCAGCTGCTGCGCCGCAACGCGCTGCGGGCGGCCGCGCCCGGGGGCTGA
- a CDS encoding SP family sugar:H+ symporter-like MFS transporter codes for MSTSAPHPEDHLGHVVFISAAAAMGGFLFGYDSAVINGAVTGIQRHFEVGNGTTAFVVAIALLGSALGAVIAGRLADHLGRVRTMLLAAVLFAISGVGSMFPPSIGVLGFWRVVGGIAIGIASVIAPTYIAEVAPTAYRGRLASFQQLAIVLGITVSQLANYALNQAAGGESTNHLGGIQAWQWMLGVEAIPALVYGLMALAIPESPRFLIADRREDQAREVLAEVEGPEVDLDARIAEIRAVLQSAHKPRAKDLLGGRLGLLPIVWIGIGASVFQQFVGINVIFYYSSFLWQSVGINESDSLLISLSTSIVNVIGTVLAMSLVDRIGRKPLALAGSAGMAVALGTAAWAFSYREGTGDNATLDQTYATVALVAAHVFVFCFAFSWGVVVWVLLGEMFPNRIRALALSVAASAQWIANWAITVSFPDLADWNLSATYAIYAGFALLSIPFVVFCIRETKGRALEEMG; via the coding sequence GTGTCCACCTCCGCGCCGCACCCCGAGGACCATCTCGGCCACGTCGTCTTCATCTCGGCAGCGGCGGCGATGGGCGGCTTCCTGTTCGGCTACGACAGTGCGGTGATCAACGGTGCGGTGACGGGCATTCAGCGGCACTTCGAGGTCGGCAACGGCACCACCGCGTTCGTGGTCGCGATCGCCCTGCTCGGCTCGGCGCTCGGTGCGGTGATCGCCGGCCGGCTCGCCGACCACCTGGGCCGGGTGCGGACCATGCTGCTGGCCGCGGTGCTGTTCGCGATCAGCGGCGTCGGCTCGATGTTCCCGCCGAGCATCGGCGTGCTCGGCTTCTGGCGGGTCGTCGGCGGCATCGCGATCGGCATCGCCTCGGTGATCGCGCCGACCTACATCGCCGAGGTCGCGCCCACCGCATACCGCGGCCGACTGGCCTCCTTCCAGCAGCTCGCGATCGTGCTCGGCATCACCGTCTCCCAGCTGGCCAACTACGCGCTCAACCAGGCGGCCGGCGGCGAGTCCACCAACCACCTCGGCGGCATCCAGGCCTGGCAGTGGATGCTCGGCGTGGAGGCGATCCCCGCGCTGGTGTACGGGCTGATGGCGCTGGCGATCCCGGAGTCGCCGCGCTTTCTGATCGCCGACCGGCGAGAGGACCAGGCCCGCGAGGTGCTCGCCGAGGTGGAGGGGCCGGAGGTCGATCTGGACGCGCGGATCGCCGAGATCCGGGCGGTGCTGCAGTCCGCGCACAAGCCGCGGGCGAAGGACCTGCTGGGCGGGCGGCTCGGGCTGCTGCCGATCGTCTGGATCGGCATCGGCGCCTCGGTCTTCCAGCAGTTCGTCGGCATCAACGTGATCTTCTACTACTCCTCCTTCCTCTGGCAGTCGGTCGGCATCAACGAGTCCGACTCCCTGCTGATCAGCCTCTCCACCTCGATCGTCAACGTGATCGGCACGGTGCTCGCGATGTCCCTGGTCGACCGGATCGGCCGCAAGCCGCTGGCGCTCGCGGGCTCGGCCGGCATGGCCGTCGCCCTGGGCACCGCCGCGTGGGCGTTCTCCTACCGGGAGGGCACCGGCGACAACGCGACGCTCGACCAGACCTACGCCACGGTCGCCCTGGTCGCCGCACACGTCTTCGTCTTCTGCTTCGCCTTCTCCTGGGGCGTGGTGGTCTGGGTGCTGCTCGGCGAGATGTTCCCCAACCGGATCCGGGCGCTCGCGCTGTCGGTGGCGGCGTCCGCGCAGTGGATCGCCAACTGGGCGATCACCGTCAGCTTTCCGGACCTGGCGGACTGGAACCTGTCGGCGACGTACGCCATCTACGCGGGTTTCGCACTGCTCTCCATCCCGTTCGTGGTCTTCTGCATCCGGGAGACCAAGGGGCGGGCACTGGAGGAGATGGGCTGA